One Prinia subflava isolate CZ2003 ecotype Zambia chromosome 8, Cam_Psub_1.2, whole genome shotgun sequence DNA window includes the following coding sequences:
- the ASPA gene encoding aspartoacylase isoform X2 yields MSSPCARVRRVGLFGGTHGNELSGVLLVRHWQQDGAEIQRPGVEVKPFLTNPRAVERCTRYIDCDLNRVFDPESLGPVVEDIPYEVRRAQEINHIFGPKGSDDAYDLIFDLHNTTSNMGGTIILENSRDDFTIQMVHYIKNALAPEPCPVLLIEHPSLKYATTRSVAKHPVGVEVGPQPQGVARADVLDKMRKIVKHGLDFVQLFNEGKEFPPCTIEVFKIMEKVDYPRNKNGEITAIIHPKLQDQDWQPLKNGDPLFLTLDGEVVPYQGNCTVYPTFINEAAYYEKKQAFVKTEKIKLTAKHLRLSVSEQSTS; encoded by the exons ATGAGTTCCCCGTGTGCTCGGGTGAGACGGGTCGGGCTCTTCGGGGGCACTCACGGCAATGAATTATCGGGGGTGCTCCtggtcaggcactggcagcaggaTGGAGCCGAGATCCAGAGGCCAGGAGTGGAGGTGAAACCATTCCTCACCAACCCCAGAGCTGTGGAGAGGTGCACCAGGTACATTGACTGTGATCTCAACCGGGTTTTTGACCCCGAGAGCCTTGG GCCAGTGGTGGAAGATATTCCATATGAAGTGAGGAGGGCTCAGGAAATCAATCATATATTTGGTCCCAAAGGTAGTGATGATGCCTATGACCTTATTTTTGACCTTCACAACACCACTTCTAACATGGGTGGTACCATTATTCTTGAAAACTCCAGGGATGACTTTACAATTCAAATGGTTCATTATATCAAG AACGCTTTGGCTCCAGAACCTTGCCCTGTTCTGCTGATTGAACATCCCAGCCTGAAATATGCAACAACTCGGTCTGTGGCAAAACATCCTGTTG GTGTCGAGGTGGGGCCCCAGCCACAAGGTGTTGCTAGAGCTGATGTTTTGGACAAAATGAGGAAGATTGTCAAACATGGCCTTGATTTTGTGCAACTTTTTAATGAAG GCAAGGAATTTCCACCATGCACAATcgaggtttttaaaataatggagAAAGTAGATTATCCCAGGAATAAGAATGGTGAAATTACTGCAATAATTCATCCTAAACTGCAG GATCAAGACTGGCAGCCACTGAAGAATGGTGATCCTCTATTTTTGACTCTTGATGGAGAAGTCGTTCCATATCAGGGGAACTGTACAGTCTATCCAACATTTATTAATGAAGCTGCATATTATGAAAAGAAACAAGCTTTtgtaaaaacagagaaaatcaaaCTCACTGCAAAACACCTCAGATTGTCAGTCTCAGAGCAGAGCACTTCCTAA
- the ASPA gene encoding aspartoacylase isoform X1, giving the protein MSSPCARVRRVGLFGGTHGNELSGVLLVRHWQQDGAEIQRPGVEVKPFLTNPRAVERCTRYIDCDLNRVFDPESLGRPVVEDIPYEVRRAQEINHIFGPKGSDDAYDLIFDLHNTTSNMGGTIILENSRDDFTIQMVHYIKNALAPEPCPVLLIEHPSLKYATTRSVAKHPVGVEVGPQPQGVARADVLDKMRKIVKHGLDFVQLFNEGKEFPPCTIEVFKIMEKVDYPRNKNGEITAIIHPKLQDQDWQPLKNGDPLFLTLDGEVVPYQGNCTVYPTFINEAAYYEKKQAFVKTEKIKLTAKHLRLSVSEQSTS; this is encoded by the exons ATGAGTTCCCCGTGTGCTCGGGTGAGACGGGTCGGGCTCTTCGGGGGCACTCACGGCAATGAATTATCGGGGGTGCTCCtggtcaggcactggcagcaggaTGGAGCCGAGATCCAGAGGCCAGGAGTGGAGGTGAAACCATTCCTCACCAACCCCAGAGCTGTGGAGAGGTGCACCAGGTACATTGACTGTGATCTCAACCGGGTTTTTGACCCCGAGAGCCTTGG CAGGCCAGTGGTGGAAGATATTCCATATGAAGTGAGGAGGGCTCAGGAAATCAATCATATATTTGGTCCCAAAGGTAGTGATGATGCCTATGACCTTATTTTTGACCTTCACAACACCACTTCTAACATGGGTGGTACCATTATTCTTGAAAACTCCAGGGATGACTTTACAATTCAAATGGTTCATTATATCAAG AACGCTTTGGCTCCAGAACCTTGCCCTGTTCTGCTGATTGAACATCCCAGCCTGAAATATGCAACAACTCGGTCTGTGGCAAAACATCCTGTTG GTGTCGAGGTGGGGCCCCAGCCACAAGGTGTTGCTAGAGCTGATGTTTTGGACAAAATGAGGAAGATTGTCAAACATGGCCTTGATTTTGTGCAACTTTTTAATGAAG GCAAGGAATTTCCACCATGCACAATcgaggtttttaaaataatggagAAAGTAGATTATCCCAGGAATAAGAATGGTGAAATTACTGCAATAATTCATCCTAAACTGCAG GATCAAGACTGGCAGCCACTGAAGAATGGTGATCCTCTATTTTTGACTCTTGATGGAGAAGTCGTTCCATATCAGGGGAACTGTACAGTCTATCCAACATTTATTAATGAAGCTGCATATTATGAAAAGAAACAAGCTTTtgtaaaaacagagaaaatcaaaCTCACTGCAAAACACCTCAGATTGTCAGTCTCAGAGCAGAGCACTTCCTAA
- the ASPA gene encoding aspartoacylase isoform X3 has product MSSPCARVRRVGLFGGTHGNELSGVLLVRHWQQDGAEIQRPGVEVKPFLTNPRAVERCTSRPVVEDIPYEVRRAQEINHIFGPKGSDDAYDLIFDLHNTTSNMGGTIILENSRDDFTIQMVHYIKNALAPEPCPVLLIEHPSLKYATTRSVAKHPVGVEVGPQPQGVARADVLDKMRKIVKHGLDFVQLFNEGKEFPPCTIEVFKIMEKVDYPRNKNGEITAIIHPKLQDQDWQPLKNGDPLFLTLDGEVVPYQGNCTVYPTFINEAAYYEKKQAFVKTEKIKLTAKHLRLSVSEQSTS; this is encoded by the exons ATGAGTTCCCCGTGTGCTCGGGTGAGACGGGTCGGGCTCTTCGGGGGCACTCACGGCAATGAATTATCGGGGGTGCTCCtggtcaggcactggcagcaggaTGGAGCCGAGATCCAGAGGCCAGGAGTGGAGGTGAAACCATTCCTCACCAACCCCAGAGCTGTGGAGAGGTGCACCAG CAGGCCAGTGGTGGAAGATATTCCATATGAAGTGAGGAGGGCTCAGGAAATCAATCATATATTTGGTCCCAAAGGTAGTGATGATGCCTATGACCTTATTTTTGACCTTCACAACACCACTTCTAACATGGGTGGTACCATTATTCTTGAAAACTCCAGGGATGACTTTACAATTCAAATGGTTCATTATATCAAG AACGCTTTGGCTCCAGAACCTTGCCCTGTTCTGCTGATTGAACATCCCAGCCTGAAATATGCAACAACTCGGTCTGTGGCAAAACATCCTGTTG GTGTCGAGGTGGGGCCCCAGCCACAAGGTGTTGCTAGAGCTGATGTTTTGGACAAAATGAGGAAGATTGTCAAACATGGCCTTGATTTTGTGCAACTTTTTAATGAAG GCAAGGAATTTCCACCATGCACAATcgaggtttttaaaataatggagAAAGTAGATTATCCCAGGAATAAGAATGGTGAAATTACTGCAATAATTCATCCTAAACTGCAG GATCAAGACTGGCAGCCACTGAAGAATGGTGATCCTCTATTTTTGACTCTTGATGGAGAAGTCGTTCCATATCAGGGGAACTGTACAGTCTATCCAACATTTATTAATGAAGCTGCATATTATGAAAAGAAACAAGCTTTtgtaaaaacagagaaaatcaaaCTCACTGCAAAACACCTCAGATTGTCAGTCTCAGAGCAGAGCACTTCCTAA